The region tttggggaacacgagcatgttctcattttcttaatcggataaaaaatgaccaaatgagagcaggttgaaaacttatgatttatcagaaatggagagaggaaggcgcctgaaattaacatggcagagataggcgagttggtccgacttgtccgagcttaaagggaaaataaaggtactaaatgacaccttagccaaataaaagttagtttgtctgaaagaagacactcgtgactacaaaatgtgagaatttgacgtctagtgacaaaagattgtggccatggtgacgagttgaagtgaaattttttcaaatacattatttggttcccggcactggatggctaattagccaacagagtgtgtgagaaagctaattcagccactgtctttgaacccgcacaggggggggggagctttcattccttaaaaaagatttcgacactgagctaaagatgggaaaaattcctacaaaatgagctaaaattcgtatcggtcggataacgtatgcgcgcgcagcgtgtcttggaaaaaggtgcttgatgtgtgatcttctcttcccttttcccattcattcccaatggggagttaatttgggagtttttggggaatagcgtcgccatggtaactgggaattcttagaaaaataatagcgcagcgagtcagatcgagccgcatcgtttgatacctcatttgtgccggtgcgatgtacggtacgggccgcattttagcggaaaaatcgctggaataataaaaaataaactagaaaaattcccgcggaaattttgaatgggactgctgactctttggtaatgagctgaacagtttaaaatttaaaccactggaatcgctcaagaaatgtggaagttaaccataatcaacatcaactaaaagtatcttactgtccataaaaaaatgtaaatgagctgaacagtttaaaatttaaacgactggaatcggtcaagaaatgtggaagttaactataatcaacatcaactaaaagtatcttactgtccctttaagaaacgtgcacattcacgcacgcacatttgacttggagacgtcacgcgccccacattccattgagatcgcatgagagaagcaccccttgtacaaaagcctctcacgacttaacggttgaagatacagattcaagaaatggctcgttagaacggcaagggtttggggaacacgagcatgttctcattttcttaatcggataaaaaatgaccaaatgagagcaggttgaaaacttatgatttatcagaaatggagagaggaaggcgcctgaaattaacatgtacaagacaggcgaattagtccgacttctcttgcttaaggtgaaaataaaggtactaaatgacaccttaaccaaaaaaaagttagtttgtctgaaagaagacactcgtgactacaaaatgtgagaatttgacgtctagtgacaaaagattgtggcagtggtgacgagttgaagtgaaattttttctaatacattatttggttcccggcactggatggctaattagccaacagagtgtgtgagaaagctaattcagccactgtctttgaacccgaacaggggggggggctttcattccttaaaaaagatttcgacactgagctaaagatgggaaaaattcctacaaaatgagctaaaattcgtatcggtcggataacgtatgcgcgcgcagcgtgtcttggaaaaaggtgcttgaagtgtgatttttttctcattcattcccaatggggagttaatttgggagttttttgggaatagcgtcgccatggtaactgggaattcttagaaaaataatagcgcagcgagtcagatcgagccgcatcgtttgatacctcatttgtgccggtgcgatgtacggtacgggccgcattttagcggaaaaatcgtggaataatatataataataataacgactagaaaaattcccgcggaaattttgaatgggactgctgactctttggtaatgagctgaacagtttaaaatttaaaccactggaatcgctcaagaaatgtggaagttaaccataatcaacatcaactaaaagtatctcactgtccctgaaaatgtattttaaaaaatgtaaatgagctgaacattttaaaatttaaatgactggaatcggtcaagaaatgtggaagttaaccataatctaaaaatatgtcactgtcactttaagagcacatacatttttgacttggagacgtcacgcgccccacattccattgagatcgcatgagagaagcaccccttgtacaaaagcctctcacgacttaacggttgaagatacagattcaagaaatggcttgttagaacggcaagggtttggggaacacgagcatgttctcattttcttaatcggataaaaaatgaccaaatgagagcaggttgaaaacttatgatttatcagaaatggagagaggaaggcgcctgaaattaacatgtacaagacaggcgaattagtccgacttctcttgcttaaggtgaaaataaaggtactaaatgacaccttagccaaataaaagttagtttgtctgaaagaagacactcgtgactacaaaatgtgagaatttgacgtctagtgacaaaagattgttgccatggtgacgagttgaagtgacgtcacgcacccacattgcattgagattgaatgagagaagcaccccttcaacaaaagcctctcgcgacttaacggttgaagatacagattcaagaaagggctcgttagaacggcaagggtttggggaacacgagcatgttctcattttcttaatcggataaaaaatgaccaaatgagagcaggttgaaaacttatgatttatcagaattggagagaggaaggcgcctgaaattaacatggcagagataggcgacttggtccgacttgtccgagcttaaagggaaaataaaggtactaaatgacaccttaaccaaataaaagttagtttgtctgaaagaagacactcgtgactacaaaatgtgagaatttgacgtctagtgacaaaagattgtggccatggtgacgagttgaagtgaaattttttcaaatacattatttggttcccggcactggatggctaattagccaacagagtgtgtgagaaagctaattcagacactgtctttgaacccgaacagggggggggggggggctttcattccttaaaaaagatttcgacactgagctaaagatgggaaaaattcctacaaaatgagctaaaattcgtatcggtcggataacgtatgcgcgcgcagcgtgtcttggaaaaaggtgcttgaagtgtgatttttttcccattcattcccaatggggagttaatttgggagttttttgggaatagcgtcgccatggtaactgggaattcttagaaaaataatagcgcagcgagtcagatcgagccgcatcgtttgatacctcatttgtgccggtgcgatgtacggtacgggccgcattttagcggaaaaatcgtggaataatatataataataacaactagaaaaattcccgcggaaattttgaatgggactgctgactctttggtaatgagctgaacagtttaaaatttaaaccactggaatcgctcaagaaatgtggaagttaaccataatcaacatcaactaaaagtatctcactgtccctgaacatgtatttaaaaaaatgtaaatgagctgaacagtttaaaatttaaacgactggaatcggtcaagaaatgtggaagttaactataatcaacatcaactaaaagtatcttactgtccctttaagaaacatgcacattcacccacgcacatttgacttggagacgtcacgcgccccacattccattgagattgcatgagagaagcaccccttgaacaaaagcctctcacgacttaacggttgaagatacagattcaagaaatggctcgttagaacggcaagggtttggggaacacgagcatgttctcattttcttaatcggataaaaaatgaccaaatgagagcaggttgaaaacttatgatttatcagaaagcaGTCCTCTCCATCCGCATGTTGACAGCATCCCACAGCAACCGCGCAAGCACCGGCATCCCATCGCTGTCACTGAGGTGTACCTTCCAGACATGAtcagaaataaatattatatatctgCAAACATACTTTTGATAGGAGGAGcactaataaaatgtttgtttgttttttgcaacaacTAATGTACTTACCCCGTCTCTACACCACAAGTGAAGCTGTGACAGCGGGAAGTGGCCAGCAACAGATAGGTAGCGAATACCTAcagtaacaaagaaaaaaaacattattagttCAAGAGTCCCGCTGAGACACACCAATCAGATCAGGAGGTGACGTAAAGAAAAGTAGAactttgtgtgtgaaaacaattttcaacatggaACGTACCCATAAGTGCTGCCACCCGGTGGTACTCCTGGCGTAAAAGGTCCTGCTGGGCCAGCTCGACGGTCAGACGAGGGGGGAAGTCCAGGACAACAACCtgcacaaagtttaaaaaagtaaaatatacatcTGGAGCAAGATGAACTTTCATTAATATTCATCAACTGCTTAACTACGGGAAAaggctgaaatgtattttaaacagaacatatttgacatatcatgcaagtacatacttgaaatgtaaatgtatgaacTATATGAAGGAAATGTGTGAATTTACGTTGGGCCAGCGGCTGCAGACGGTGCGCAAGAACTGGCCAAAGTCAGCCGCTGCCTCAGCGATGGGGCGGCCCAAGTTGTTGCTGGGAGCCAAAATGCAGACCGCCTCGGGTGACCGAGGCAGAACAGCATTCAGCACCTCAGCACGCAACTCGGAGGCCCTGGCACCCGGGGTGGACATCACGCCAAAAGAGAAATGTCCCTCCGGCATCTTCACAACCCCATCGGCAAAGGCTCGCAGGTGGGAGTCACCAACAACCAGGACaaactattaaagaaaaaaaaaaaaagaagtaattgatttttttttttttttaagtatttaaaaaatttaaaaaaagacaaatgaaggttaatttgttttacaggcagtttattataaaacataccTTGTTGTCCTGGTTCAGTGATGGAATGACCAGTTTGTGCCTCCGCCCAGTCACAGCTGAAACTGGCCATTCCCGAACTCTGTGGCGCCAGCCAGTGCCTCTGCCTAAAATGATGCACACACAGAATACCATGTCAAGTCTCACAACTTAAATTGCTGACAAAGCACAGTACAAGTTACACTTTGAGTGTATATGAACCTGCAAAATATTGGAATTTCTAAAATAATCGATTGTAAAACTGCTGCAgaagcaattaaaataaaatgatgactgaCCTGGTACCAGAGCCTTGGCACCAACAGAGGACACCTAAAACATAGACATTACAATTGTAGGCATGTGCAGTCACCTTAATGCAgagtaaaaagcaaacataGGTTGTAATGCTTAAGTTAGTTTCAATGAAAATTGACCAGGTCTTTTCTACATACAAGTGATGTTAATTCAGGCcaggtttattaatgaaattattaatcacGAAAGAGATTCAAGGACTTAACtgatacttttgtttgtgtctgaaatACAGTCACAATTGATCAAATTTGGTAGAATTTTCTGATCAAATACATGAGCTAAAAGGCAGCAGATTGTACCAGCCTAACTTCACAACAGCACCATCTACtgataaatgtaatgtactCCAACTACTGTCAagtgttaaaacaattattggctTGACATTATCATTTCAACTGTTCCTCCCACAGTCATGCAATATACCATGTCTGCagttattaaataaaacatgtgaAATATCTGTGTCCAGGATAGGCATCTCACAAGTTTTTGATCAATGTTAGTGAGTTTATTTTAGACAtcagtagtttgaaaacttcttagaatatttgaaatcttgtagaaaacagacttcatcaaaattctattcagaattattttgacatgaataaagcaCTGCACAAATCACATGTCATACACTCTATATTCGTAAAACTGTGCCCCGATGAAGACAAGCTTGTGTTTAAACACGTTGGtagtccatttttaataaaggattttttaacattactaaTGAGTGTCTTGCATAAACAGACTGCTTTTTACACAAGCCTTTTAAGCTAATTTTTCTGCCTGATTCTATATTTGTAGCCTGAAATATTGTGTATTGCACATTAACAAAGAATTCAATAGAGGTAAAGTACATGCTGGGGTGCGCTGTTTGGCCTCAGTTCCATAGCAGCAAGGTCCAGCTTCTTCCATTGGCGCTTGGCTGCCTCTGAACGCTTCCCCTTCCGCGGCATGCTGctacagcaaagaaaaaaaacttgccatgacaaagtcaaaagtaaAGATTCAACATCAAATTTGTACTTAATCTCAGATGTGTATGAAGCATTAAAAGCGTACacttccgaaatccctcattggcgccgcttcgctacaccgtcgacactcactcaacccccccccccacgtcgacgacagacgagacaaaagccttactgtatattgtagcaacgagagatgtacacaattgagatttagagcctactctaacttttcttagtttttttttactgcacattaaaactttaatgtaacatctgctagctctttgctagcgctagcaggtgcagctagcatgtaggctaccatctctagcacttaacttttccaatcttgttaaaacagcaacataacgttcaaacacatcaaatacgtttcaatacttcgccagtattaacgtgatgtagtttaggatggggaaaacttgcaaaatcacacttatttagcattattcaccagactacaaacaattgccttgcaacttacctcagacgagatgaaatgggaggagtaggttctcgagaaacttctaattggtgtcattaaagcgtctctcattggccacagcacagacaagcagaaaacgaaccaatcagggaaaagagagaagactagatccaactatcatcaagattggttgcattccattgagattgtatgacagacgcacccctggaacaaaagcctctcacgacttaactcttcaagatacagattcaagaaagggctcgttagaacggcaagggtttggggaacacgagcatgttctcattttcttaatcggataaaaaatgaccaaatgagagcaggttgaaaatgtatgatttatccgaaatgaagaggaaaaaaacacccaaattaacatggaagagattggcgagagagtccaatatctcttcgcttaaagggaaaataaaggtactaaatgacaccttaaccaaataaaagttagtttgtctgaaagaagacactcgtgactacaaaatgtgagaatttgacgtctagtgacaaaagatagtggccatggtgacgagttgaagtgaaattttttcaaatacattatttggttcccggcactggatggctaattagccaacagagtgtgtgagaaagctaattcagccactgtctttgaacccgaacaggggggggggctttcattccttaaaaaagatttcgacactgagctaaagatgggaaaaattcctacaaaatgagctataTCAAGATACgcattcaagaaatggctcgttagaacggcaagggtttggggaacacgagcatgttctcatttttttaatcggatgaaaaatgaccaaatgagagcaggttgaaaacttatgatttatcagaaatgaagagcgaaaggcgcctgaatttaacatgtacaagacaggcgaattagtccgacttctcttgcttaaggtgaaaataaaggtactaaatgacaccttagccaaataaaagttagtttgtctgaaagaagacactcgtgactacaaaatgtgagaatttgacgtctagtgacaaaagattgttgccatggtgacgagttgaagtgacgtcacgcacccacattgcattgagattgaatgagagaagcaccccttcaacaaaagcctctcgcgacttaactcttcaagatacagattcaagaaagggctcgttagaacggcaagggtttggggaacacgagcatgttctcattttcttaatcggataaaaaatgaccaaatgagagcaggttgaaaacttatgatttatcagaaatggagagaggaaggcgcctgaaattaacatggcagagataggcgagctggtccgacttgtccgagcttaaagggaaaataaaggtactaaatgacaccttagccaaataaaagttagtttgtctgaaagaagacactcgtgactacaaaatgtgagaatttgacgtctagtgacaaaagattgttgccatggtgacgagttcaagtgacgtcacgcacccacattgcattgagattgaatgagagaattTGAAATCACCTGGGTGGTATATTCCTTTCGTCAATCTGAACGAGCATCATGTATACACTTCAATCGGAATGGCGAGGGGCATGTGCATGCTCTGTCTTGACGTAAATGCGTCATGACGTTGCCATTTCCACCCACTAAAATGGTGGCATCTTCCCAGAGCTTGCCTGCGAGGGGAGAACTTGTTTTAAGGTACTtgaaacttgtttttatcaagatgttgcttcaataaaagtgttaacactCTCACAACTATTGTGCTAAATGACGAATGAGCTTcatcttgataaatcacatGATCAATGTCCCACGGCTGCCGCGGGGCTAATCCGATTAAAGGAGGGGAGCATATAAACGGCAGATTGGAATAAATCAtgtcacatgtaaacaggtCACCACAGATTTTCATTTGGAATTATTTCAATCGGAATGACTAAAAAGTCTCCATGCAAACCTGGCTATtaactcccattataaatcatccatccatccatccattcaatcAATTTTCTACCACTTATCCAAGGTACGGTCGTGAGGGCAgaagctttagcagggaagcccagacttctctcTCCCCATCCACTTCGTCCAGCTTCACCGGGggaatcccaaggcgttcccaggccagctgagagacataccctgtgtccaaattcacaaggctgggtcctcagAAGTCcaaatttcaattttaattagACTGTCAATGCCAATTGTCGGTAGTCCATGTGTGCAGTCGAGTCGCACCATGAGTGGCCGGCTGAATGAGTTGTTATCGGCCACTTTCGTCCCAGCTTTCGGCTGTGGACACAAATCTTTGGCGAGTCCTCCgtggctgtactgcttttgaagaagtgcttctttgctaACGGACGTAATTCCACCTTTGATGTCTGCCGTGGAACGCAATAATTCCTTGTGAGTGtctttgttgtcattagcgGCCACGTCATATATGCATGTTTTACGCACGCGACACGTcacgatgatcacgtgactgtccaaaatggccgaaCTGTActaaatgcaaacattttcccaaaaagagctatccatccattttcttaaccacttgtggggggcgctggagcctatcacagctggcttcgggcaataggcggggtacaccctaaaccggttgccagccaatcacagggcgcgcacacacacacacacacacacacacaccttggagagttcaattaacctgacatgcatgtggaatgtgggaggaaatcgtagtacccagagaaaacccacgcaagcacgggaagaacatgcaaactccacccaggaatgccgaagcccggactcgatctcacgtcctctgcactgggaggcggacgtgctaaccagtcaaccaacGTGCCGCCCCAAAAAGAGCTATAGAATCATAATCGCTCAACAtagattgacatttttttaagggaagagttgaaattaaccatttcacagaataTCTGGTTAGGTTTTCATAAGTCTTGTATTCTTTTAAAGGCACTGTCCAATATTttgactcagaaataaacacttcttaaaaaCCGGATGTTTAAACATGAACTTCTTTTCAAtctacacctctgggcttctgttattGTGTGGTGGTGAGTTTGTCCCCCCCCCAGCAGCAGGACGTTCAGAGTGTACAGACATTTGTTTACtctccagccaatcgcagagcggGGGGTGGCGGTGGGTGTGTCACTGTGGGCAGACGGGATGTTGAGTTGAATGactcaagtgaaaaaaataaagtataccaCAACAAAACGTGCAGTGGATAATGCACGGTTGAAAATGAGAGTAAATGTTGGCTTGGCATTTACCCGTTTCCGAGCGCTGAAGGAGCGGGCGGCTTGGACTGAAGAGTGACGCAGAGTTAGCCTGCTTGCTATCCAACAGGTAAGTGCCAAACAGAAAGGAAAATGTTAGCTTGCTGATATAGCGACATGCTAGGTTAAGTTAAGGGTAACTTGAACAAGGGTcgaacttttaaaaaaaatctccttatATTTACACCTGGTAATAAGTGAAGCTAAGCCAAAAGGCTGTAGCAACCTTTGGGAGTGGGTTGCGGGTTGGGTAGTTTCTGACGCTCTGGACAGGCCATGAAGGCAACACAgacagttttttgggggaagttAGGAGCACTATTGGTCGTTTTGTTCTTGAAAACTGTTGTTAGCTCCACACTTGTCCTGATTATTTCACCATCGTTACAAGGTGAATGTCGTTTTGAACTGTTATCCCTGTCTGTGAT is a window of Vanacampus margaritifer isolate UIUO_Vmar chromosome 2, RoL_Vmar_1.0, whole genome shotgun sequence DNA encoding:
- the LOC144042725 gene encoding uncharacterized protein LOC144042725 isoform X2; this encodes MPRKGKRSEAAKRQWKKLDLAAMELRPNSAPQHVSSVGAKALVPGRGTGWRHRVREWPVSAVTGRRHKLVIPSLNQDNKFVLVVGDSHLRAFADGVVKMPEGHFSFGVMSTPGANAVLPRSPEAVCILAPSNNLGRPIAEAAADFGQFLRTVCSRWPNVVVLDFPPRLTVELAQQDLLRQEYHRVAALMGIRYLSVAGHFPLSQLHLWCRDGVHLSDSDGMPVLARLLWDAVNMRMERTAF
- the LOC144042725 gene encoding uncharacterized protein LOC144042725 isoform X1, which produces MPRKGKRSEAAKRQWKKLDLAAMELRPNSAPQHVSSVGAKALVPGRGTGWRHRVREWPVSAVTGRRHKLVIPSLNQDNKFVLVVGDSHLRAFADGVVKMPEGHFSFGVMSTPGARASELRAEVLNAVLPRSPEAVCILAPSNNLGRPIAEAAADFGQFLRTVCSRWPNVVVLDFPPRLTVELAQQDLLRQEYHRVAALMGIRYLSVAGHFPLSQLHLWCRDGVHLSDSDGMPVLARLLWDAVNMRMERTAF